In Aedes albopictus strain Foshan chromosome 3, AalbF5, whole genome shotgun sequence, the following are encoded in one genomic region:
- the LOC134290615 gene encoding LOW QUALITY PROTEIN: ataxin-8-like (The sequence of the model RefSeq protein was modified relative to this genomic sequence to represent the inferred CDS: substituted 2 bases at 2 genomic stop codons), which produces MLLLSSLLNVERKCVFHSHQTVQQHHQQQQXQQQQQQQQQQQQQQQQQQQQQQQQQQQQQQKQQQQQQQQQXQQQQQQQQQQQQQQQQQQQQQQQQQQQQQQQQQQQQQQ; this is translated from the exons ATGCTATTGCTGAGCTCTTTGCTGAACGTCGAGCGAAAATGCGTGTTTCACAGCCACCAGACAGTG CAACAacatcatcaacaacaacaataacaacaacaacaacaacaacaacaacaacaacaacaacaacaacaacaacaacaacaacaacaacaacaacaacaacaacaacaacaacaaaaacaacagcaacaacaacaacaacaacaataacaacaacaacaacaacaacaacaacaacaacaacaacaacaacaacaacaacaacaacaacaacaacaacaacaacaacaacaacaacaacaacaacaacaacaacaacaacaatag